A section of the Streptococcus oriscaviae genome encodes:
- a CDS encoding amino acid permease, translating into MNLFRKKLESSRKSLMKRHLGLMDVILLGIGSMVGTGIFTVTGFAAAEYAGPSLVLSILIAAVSVGLSALFYAEFASRIPTNGGAYGYLYAVFGEFPAWLAGWLTIMEFLTAVSSVAAGWGAYLKGLLAHFGLALPTALNGTFNPQEGTYVDLLPILVLVFVTGVVLLNSKAALRFNSALVVLKFSALALFILAGLFFIKPENWATFAPFGFGQVYGGQTGIMAGASLMFFAFLGFESISMTIDEVKEPHRTVPKGIVLSLSIVTVLYITVTLVLTGMVHYSKLNVADAVAFALREVGLSWAASYVSVVAILTLITVCISMTFALSRMVYSVSRDGLLPKSFSHLTKTSLVPKNATILVGMFAALCAGVFPLSSIASFLNICTLAYLILLALGIIRLRQVEGLPKEGQFKTPLVPLLPILSIIICLSFMSQYPPVTWLAFLVALVLGSLIYFFYGYSHSEVGKK; encoded by the coding sequence GTGAATCTGTTTAGGAAGAAATTAGAGTCAAGTCGCAAGAGTTTGATGAAACGGCACTTGGGCTTGATGGATGTCATCTTATTAGGAATTGGTTCTATGGTGGGAACGGGTATTTTCACAGTTACCGGTTTTGCTGCGGCTGAATATGCTGGTCCTTCCCTTGTTCTCTCTATCTTGATCGCTGCTGTTTCTGTCGGTTTGTCGGCTCTCTTTTATGCGGAATTTGCATCGCGGATTCCGACAAATGGAGGAGCCTACGGCTATCTGTATGCGGTCTTTGGTGAATTTCCGGCCTGGCTGGCTGGTTGGTTGACCATCATGGAGTTTTTGACAGCTGTATCAAGTGTTGCAGCGGGGTGGGGAGCCTACTTGAAAGGGCTCTTGGCCCATTTTGGTCTGGCACTTCCGACAGCTCTTAACGGAACCTTCAACCCTCAGGAGGGAACCTATGTTGACCTATTACCAATCCTTGTCTTGGTCTTTGTTACCGGAGTAGTCTTACTCAACTCTAAAGCAGCCCTGCGGTTTAACTCTGCTTTGGTCGTTTTAAAATTCTCCGCTCTTGCCCTTTTTATTCTTGCTGGTCTTTTCTTTATCAAACCAGAAAACTGGGCAACCTTTGCTCCGTTTGGTTTCGGTCAGGTTTATGGTGGGCAAACGGGTATTATGGCAGGCGCTTCGCTCATGTTCTTTGCCTTTTTAGGTTTTGAGTCCATTTCGATGACCATCGATGAGGTGAAAGAACCGCATCGTACCGTGCCAAAAGGCATTGTCCTCTCCCTGTCTATCGTGACCGTTCTTTATATCACCGTCACACTGGTGCTGACAGGTATGGTTCATTACAGCAAGCTCAATGTAGCTGATGCGGTGGCCTTTGCTTTGCGTGAAGTCGGCCTTTCTTGGGCAGCAAGTTATGTATCGGTCGTTGCCATCTTAACGTTGATTACCGTCTGCATTTCCATGACCTTTGCTCTTTCTCGTATGGTTTATAGTGTCAGTCGCGATGGTCTTTTGCCGAAATCCTTCAGCCATCTGACCAAAACCAGCTTAGTGCCTAAAAATGCTACTATTTTAGTCGGAATGTTTGCTGCTCTCTGTGCTGGAGTCTTCCCTTTGTCCAGCATCGCTTCTTTCCTCAACATCTGTACCTTGGCCTACCTTATCCTTTTGGCCCTCGGTATCATCCGCCTTCGTCAGGTAGAGGGGTTGCCAAAGGAAGGGCAGTTCAAAACACCTCTAGTGCCTCTCCTTCCTATCTTATCCATTATCATCTGCCTCTCCTTTATGAGCCAGTATCCACCAGTCACTTGGTTAGCCTTTTTGGTCGCTCTTGTCCTTGGCAGTCTCATTTACTTCTTTTATGGTTACAGCCATTCAGAGGTTGGGAAAAAATAA
- a CDS encoding DUF975 family protein, which translates to MFSVSHIRAQARQTINTVPGIYLLALIPVAITAVTNIFSYVYGQGTTVYSELATNPSATTGFVINSTLFPMFYGLLISFLYLSISWTLIQVVRKTRETVAIKDALFVFTHPHFVKILVTYLLKNFLLFLWSIPMLVGLFCFIVGLMLAIISYYLPPEGLVQLISAFLLGGFILLVAGCALYCPQYYAYSQVEFLLYDRLENNNYTSAFSLIRDSRQLMKGYKAKRWVLDLSFIGWFFLMGITFGLVGLYVVPYHYCSQVYFYEALKEEQALKVNYFF; encoded by the coding sequence ATGTTTTCAGTTAGTCATATTCGTGCTCAGGCACGTCAAACCATAAACACGGTACCTGGTATTTACCTTTTAGCTCTTATTCCAGTGGCCATTACAGCAGTAACCAATATTTTCTCCTATGTCTACGGACAAGGTACAACTGTCTACAGTGAACTGGCAACCAATCCGAGTGCAACGACTGGTTTTGTCATCAATAGCACGCTTTTTCCTATGTTTTATGGTCTCTTGATTTCCTTTCTCTACCTTTCTATCTCTTGGACCTTGATTCAGGTTGTTAGAAAAACCAGAGAAACGGTTGCGATTAAGGATGCCTTGTTTGTTTTCACCCATCCACATTTCGTAAAAATCTTGGTCACCTATCTGTTGAAGAATTTTCTGCTCTTCCTTTGGAGCATTCCAATGTTAGTCGGGCTATTTTGTTTTATCGTTGGCCTGATGCTCGCTATTATCTCTTACTATCTCCCTCCAGAAGGGCTTGTCCAGCTGATCAGCGCCTTCCTCCTTGGTGGGTTTATCCTTTTAGTTGCAGGTTGCGCCCTCTACTGCCCGCAATACTATGCTTATTCTCAAGTGGAGTTTCTCCTCTATGACAGACTGGAGAACAATAACTACACGAGTGCCTTTTCTCTTATCAGAGATAGCCGCCAGTTGATGAAAGGCTACAAGGCAAAACGGTGGGTTCTAGACTTGTCCTTTATCGGTTGGTTTTTCCTGATGGGGATTACCTTTGGACTGGTTGGACTCTATGTTGTGCCCTATCACTATTGCTCGCAGGTTTACTTTTACGAGGCCCTCAAAGAAGAACAGGCTCTCAAGGTAAATTACTTCTTCTAA
- the tgt gene encoding tRNA guanosine(34) transglycosylase Tgt yields MTDVPIKYRLIKKEKHTGARLGEIITPHGTFPTPMFMPVGTQATVKTMSPEELKEMGSGIILANTYHLWLRPGDELIARAGGLHTFMNWDQPILTDSGGFQVYSLADSRNISEEGVTFKNHLNGSKMFLSPEKAISIQNNLGSDIMMSFDECPQFYQPYDYVKKSIERTSRWAERGLKAHRRPHDQGLFGIVQGAGFEDLRRQSAHDLVSMDFPGYSIGGLAVGETHDEMNAVLDFTTPLLPENKPRYLMGVGAPDSLIDAVIRGVDMFDCVLPTRIARNGTCMTSQGRLVVKNAQFAEDFTPLDHDCDCYTCKHYTRAYLRHLLKADETFGLRLTSYHNLYFLINLMKKVRQAIMDDNLLEFRQDFMERYGYGKNGRNF; encoded by the coding sequence ATGACAGATGTTCCAATCAAGTACCGCTTGATTAAGAAAGAAAAGCACACGGGTGCCCGCTTGGGGGAGATTATCACTCCGCACGGCACTTTTCCGACGCCTATGTTTATGCCGGTAGGGACTCAGGCGACGGTCAAAACTATGTCACCAGAGGAGTTGAAAGAGATGGGGTCAGGAATTATCCTAGCCAATACCTATCATCTCTGGCTACGTCCTGGTGATGAGTTGATTGCTCGAGCTGGGGGCTTGCACACATTCATGAACTGGGATCAGCCGATTTTGACAGACTCAGGTGGCTTTCAGGTCTACTCGCTAGCTGATAGCCGCAACATTTCAGAAGAAGGTGTCACCTTTAAGAACCACCTCAATGGCAGCAAGATGTTCTTGTCACCCGAGAAGGCTATCTCCATTCAGAACAATCTTGGCTCAGACATCATGATGAGCTTTGACGAGTGTCCGCAATTTTATCAACCCTATGACTATGTTAAAAAATCCATTGAACGAACCAGTCGTTGGGCAGAACGAGGACTGAAGGCCCATCGTCGTCCGCATGACCAAGGGCTTTTCGGTATTGTACAAGGAGCTGGTTTTGAAGATTTGCGCCGCCAGTCAGCCCATGACTTGGTGAGTATGGATTTCCCAGGCTATTCTATCGGTGGTTTAGCGGTCGGAGAAACCCACGACGAGATGAATGCGGTATTGGATTTTACCACCCCACTCTTACCGGAAAACAAACCGCGCTATCTGATGGGAGTCGGAGCGCCGGACAGCCTAATTGACGCTGTTATTCGTGGTGTGGATATGTTTGACTGTGTGCTTCCAACCCGTATCGCCCGTAACGGAACCTGTATGACCAGTCAAGGCCGTTTGGTGGTGAAGAATGCTCAATTTGCAGAGGATTTTACGCCGCTTGACCATGACTGTGATTGCTACACTTGTAAGCATTATACGCGTGCCTACCTCCGTCACCTGCTCAAGGCAGATGAAACATTTGGTCTGCGTCTGACCAGCTACCACAATCTTTACTTCCTTATCAATTTGATGAAAAAAGTTCGTCAGGCCATTATGGATGACAATTTGCTGGAATTCCGTCAGGATTTTATGGAGCGCTATGGCTACGGCAAAAACGGCAGAAACTTCTAA
- a CDS encoding M24 family metallopeptidase: MTKINQIRNYLEENQLDLAIFSDPVTIHYLTGFHSDPHERHMMLFVLPDSDSLLFLPALDMKRAVATVTFPVVGYVDSENPWEKIKAALPQKYFKKIGAEFDNLNLTRYHGLQSIFNQAFSDLTPLINKMKLIKSRDEIEKMLVAGQFADKAMQIGFDAISLQATETDIIAQIEFEMKKQGIHKMSFDTMVLTGTNAANPHGIPGTNRIENNALLLFDLGVETLGYTSDMTRTVAVGQPDQFKKDIYQLTLEAHLAAIDMIKPGVTAGEIDYAARSVIEKAGYGPYFNHRLGHGLGMSVHEFPSIMEGNDLVIEEGMCFSVEPGIYIPGKVGVRIEDCGYVTKNGFEVFTQTPKELLYFEG; this comes from the coding sequence ATGACAAAAATCAATCAAATTAGGAACTATCTAGAAGAAAACCAACTGGATCTAGCCATTTTTTCAGACCCTGTTACCATTCATTATCTGACAGGTTTTCATAGCGACCCGCACGAGCGCCACATGATGCTCTTTGTTCTCCCTGACAGCGACTCCTTGCTCTTTCTTCCTGCCCTCGATATGAAGCGGGCGGTCGCGACGGTCACCTTCCCTGTTGTGGGCTATGTTGACTCGGAAAACCCTTGGGAAAAAATCAAGGCTGCCCTGCCGCAGAAGTATTTTAAGAAAATCGGAGCAGAGTTTGACAACCTCAATTTAACCCGTTACCATGGGCTCCAGTCTATCTTTAATCAGGCTTTTTCAGACCTGACACCCCTGATCAACAAGATGAAACTGATTAAATCTCGTGACGAGATTGAGAAAATGTTGGTAGCTGGTCAATTTGCTGATAAGGCCATGCAGATCGGATTTGATGCTATTTCCTTGCAGGCCACAGAAACGGACATCATCGCTCAGATTGAATTTGAGATGAAAAAACAGGGCATCCACAAGATGAGCTTTGACACCATGGTTTTGACCGGTACCAATGCTGCTAATCCTCATGGTATCCCAGGAACCAATCGGATTGAAAACAACGCTTTATTGCTCTTTGATTTGGGAGTTGAAACACTAGGCTACACTTCTGATATGACCCGTACGGTGGCTGTTGGTCAGCCTGACCAGTTTAAGAAAGACATCTACCAGTTAACCCTTGAAGCCCATCTGGCTGCTATCGATATGATTAAGCCGGGTGTCACTGCAGGCGAGATTGACTACGCTGCTCGTTCCGTCATCGAAAAAGCTGGCTATGGGCCGTATTTTAATCACCGTCTAGGACATGGCTTGGGTATGAGTGTCCATGAGTTTCCTTCTATTATGGAGGGAAATGACCTCGTCATCGAAGAAGGCATGTGCTTCTCTGTTGAGCCTGGTATCTACATTCCTGGTAAGGTGGGCGTTCGCATCGAAGATTGTGGCTATGTCACTAAAAATGGTTTTGAGGTCTTTACTCAAACACCAAAAGAACTCTTGTATTTTGAAGGATAA
- the ccpA gene encoding catabolite control protein A gives MNTDDTVTIYDVAREAGVSMATVSRVVNGNKNVKENTRKKVLEVIDRLDYRPNAVARGLASKKTTTVGVVIPNIANAYYATLAKGIDDIADMYKYNIVLANSDESDEKEINVVNTLFSKQVDGIIFMGYHLTDKIRAEFSRSRTPIVLAGTVDLEHQLPSVNIDYAKATSDAVQVLAKHNEKIAFVSGPLVDDINGKVRFSGYKAGLKANGLEFNEGLVFESKYKYEEGYALAERILNSGATAAYVAEDEIAAGLLNGISDKGIKVPEEFEIITSDDSIVTKFTSPNLTSISQPLYDIGAIAMRMLTKIMHKEDLESREVILNHGIKDRHSTK, from the coding sequence ATGAATACCGACGATACGGTAACGATTTATGACGTTGCTCGCGAAGCAGGTGTTTCCATGGCTACGGTTAGCCGTGTAGTAAACGGTAATAAGAATGTCAAGGAAAACACTCGTAAGAAAGTTTTAGAAGTCATCGATCGCTTGGATTATCGTCCCAATGCTGTTGCAAGAGGACTTGCTAGTAAAAAAACGACAACAGTAGGGGTTGTCATTCCAAATATAGCTAATGCTTACTACGCAACCTTGGCTAAGGGAATTGATGATATTGCAGATATGTATAAGTATAATATCGTCCTAGCCAACAGCGATGAAAGTGATGAAAAAGAAATCAATGTTGTCAATACCCTCTTTTCAAAACAGGTGGATGGCATTATCTTTATGGGCTACCATTTGACTGACAAGATTCGTGCTGAGTTTTCACGCTCCCGTACACCGATTGTTTTGGCGGGGACAGTAGATTTGGAGCATCAGTTGCCAAGCGTCAACATTGATTATGCGAAGGCAACGTCTGATGCGGTGCAGGTTCTTGCTAAGCACAATGAAAAGATTGCTTTTGTATCGGGGCCGCTAGTGGACGATATTAACGGGAAGGTTCGTTTTTCTGGTTATAAGGCTGGTCTTAAAGCCAATGGCCTGGAGTTCAACGAAGGTCTTGTCTTTGAATCCAAGTACAAGTATGAAGAAGGCTATGCCTTGGCAGAACGCATTTTGAACTCTGGAGCGACAGCTGCCTATGTAGCAGAAGATGAGATAGCAGCAGGACTCTTGAACGGGATTTCAGACAAGGGAATCAAGGTTCCAGAAGAGTTTGAAATCATCACCAGCGATGACTCGATTGTGACCAAATTTACCAGTCCAAACCTGACCTCCATCAGCCAACCGCTCTATGACATTGGTGCCATTGCTATGCGGATGCTGACCAAGATTATGCACAAGGAAGACTTGGAAAGCCGCGAGGTTATCTTGAACCACGGTATCAAAGATCGTCACTCAACCAAGTAA
- a CDS encoding GntP family permease, with amino-acid sequence MDILALLGVILAISAIIYLTTKNLHVVLAAPLASLVVILTNQMDILDSLLGKEQSYMVGLTGFLINNFAIFLLGSILASYMEKSGASQSIAQAILKLVGKDKPFSVLLAITIVASILTYGGVSIFVVIFTLLPLSRPLFKELNINWELFPIPVFLGASTYTLTALPATPSIQNAIPTKVLGTSLTAAPVLGILASLTMLVFGLCYMSYALKKSLKKGETYMETGDSESDISESNQQLPSLFVSCLPLLGLLATIFVFSKMPNILVVGLTISILLSALLFKPFLPNQKEVLNAGTTASIIPAFATSSTVAFGAVLTASTGFSLIQAAIRSIPGSPLISLSLSTALLSGILGSASGAIGIVSANFLPSYLEMGIQPELLHRVTVIASAALTVVPQSGVMITFHNLSKLSMKRALKHSFIIVNGGHILALIVILLAAHFLY; translated from the coding sequence ATGGATATTCTTGCCCTTTTGGGGGTCATTTTGGCTATTTCAGCCATCATTTACCTTACTACCAAAAACCTGCATGTCGTCTTGGCAGCCCCTTTGGCCAGTTTGGTAGTCATTTTAACCAATCAGATGGACATTCTTGACAGCTTACTGGGTAAGGAGCAGTCCTACATGGTCGGTCTAACAGGCTTTTTAATCAATAATTTTGCCATCTTTTTACTAGGGTCTATTTTGGCCAGCTACATGGAAAAAAGCGGAGCTTCCCAGTCTATCGCCCAAGCCATTCTCAAGTTGGTCGGCAAGGACAAACCCTTTTCTGTATTACTAGCCATTACCATTGTTGCTTCTATTCTAACCTATGGTGGTGTGAGTATTTTCGTTGTTATCTTTACCCTTTTGCCCCTCTCACGTCCGCTCTTTAAGGAGCTAAATATCAACTGGGAACTCTTTCCAATCCCGGTCTTTCTGGGAGCTAGCACCTATACCTTGACCGCCTTACCTGCGACGCCTTCCATCCAAAATGCCATCCCGACCAAGGTATTGGGAACAAGCCTAACTGCCGCTCCCGTATTGGGCATTTTGGCCAGCCTGACTATGTTGGTTTTCGGGTTGTGCTATATGTCCTACGCCCTCAAAAAGAGTTTGAAGAAAGGCGAAACCTATATGGAAACGGGAGATAGCGAATCTGATATTTCTGAAAGCAATCAACAGCTTCCATCACTGTTTGTAAGCTGTTTGCCACTACTGGGGCTACTAGCAACCATCTTTGTCTTCAGCAAAATGCCCAATATTTTGGTTGTCGGTCTGACTATCAGCATCCTCTTGTCAGCTCTTCTATTTAAACCATTTTTACCTAACCAAAAAGAGGTTTTAAATGCTGGTACAACAGCTTCCATCATTCCCGCCTTTGCTACTTCTAGTACCGTAGCCTTTGGAGCTGTCTTAACGGCTTCTACTGGTTTTTCCCTTATCCAAGCAGCCATTCGCTCCATTCCTGGTTCACCTCTTATCAGCCTCTCTCTCTCAACCGCCCTTTTAAGTGGCATACTAGGTTCTGCTTCCGGCGCAATTGGTATCGTCAGTGCCAACTTTTTACCTAGCTATCTGGAAATGGGCATCCAACCCGAACTCTTGCACCGAGTAACGGTTATCGCTTCGGCCGCCCTGACAGTTGTTCCCCAATCGGGAGTCATGATTACCTTCCATAACCTGTCCAAGCTCAGTATGAAGCGCGCCCTCAAACATTCTTTTATTATTGTCAATGGCGGTCACATCTTGGCCTTGATTGTCATCCTTCTAGCAGCCCATTTTCTCTATTAA
- the folK gene encoding 2-amino-4-hydroxy-6-hydroxymethyldihydropteridine diphosphokinase, with amino-acid sequence MNTVYISAGGNIGDRMAYLKAAIQELKQLPKSQVIATSSIYETPAWGKTDQQDFLNLVCKLKTEFSAPDFLLACQAIEKKLGRIRKEKWGERTLDLDIIFWNDECIQTDTLTVPHPYAHERAFVLLPLAELEADFLHPILGKSISQLLLPLADDVQAIHQYGDSPNQGVEKNAKI; translated from the coding sequence ATGAATACCGTCTATATCAGTGCTGGAGGAAATATCGGTGACCGCATGGCCTACCTAAAAGCAGCCATTCAAGAATTAAAGCAACTACCAAAGAGTCAAGTCATCGCTACTTCGTCCATTTATGAAACACCGGCCTGGGGAAAAACAGACCAGCAAGACTTCCTCAATCTGGTCTGCAAGCTAAAAACCGAATTTTCTGCTCCAGACTTCCTACTGGCCTGTCAGGCTATCGAAAAAAAACTCGGGAGGATTCGCAAGGAAAAATGGGGCGAGCGCACCCTTGACCTTGATATTATTTTTTGGAATGATGAGTGCATCCAGACTGACACTCTGACTGTGCCTCACCCCTATGCCCACGAGCGAGCCTTTGTTTTGCTACCTTTGGCTGAACTGGAGGCAGACTTTCTCCATCCCATTCTTGGAAAAAGCATCAGCCAACTTTTGTTGCCTTTAGCTGATGATGTTCAAGCCATTCACCAATATGGGGATTCTCCCAACCAGGGAGTGGAAAAGAACGCGAAAATTTAA
- the folB gene encoding dihydroneopterin aldolase translates to MDKISLNKCRFYGYHGAFKEEQTLGQIFTVDCDLFLDLTAASLSDRLEDTVHYGQVFELIKELVEGTPYILIERLAGAICQAIFEQFPSVQQIRCAIYKENPPIAGHYDSVGIELERRRP, encoded by the coding sequence ATGGATAAAATTTCACTCAATAAATGCCGGTTTTACGGCTACCATGGTGCCTTCAAGGAAGAGCAGACCCTCGGCCAAATTTTCACGGTTGATTGCGATTTATTTCTGGACTTAACCGCTGCCTCTCTATCGGATAGATTGGAAGATACCGTCCATTATGGACAGGTGTTTGAGTTGATAAAAGAGCTGGTTGAAGGCACTCCTTACATTCTCATTGAACGGCTAGCCGGTGCTATTTGCCAAGCCATCTTTGAGCAGTTCCCTTCTGTTCAACAAATCCGTTGCGCTATTTATAAGGAGAATCCGCCCATTGCTGGACACTATGACTCTGTGGGTATTGAATTGGAGCGCCGCCGCCCATGA
- the folP gene encoding dihydropteroate synthase produces MHQLADTHSIMGILNVTPDSFSDGGCFDEIQAALEQVEKMLAAGATVIDIGGESTRPGATFVSEEEEIKRVVPIIRAIKERFDCLISIDTYKTATAQAALEAGADILNDVWAGTYDGHMLDLAARYQAPIILMHNQKQEGYEDVVQEVRNFLAERIDAALQAGVHKENIWIDPGFGFSKNAQDNLQLLEGLEQITNLGYPVLFGISRKRVVDHLLGGQTLPLERDKATAALSAWAIMKGCQMVRVHNVEENRDLVRVWSQLVKGNKNG; encoded by the coding sequence ATGCACCAACTTGCAGACACTCACAGTATTATGGGGATTCTCAATGTTACCCCAGATTCTTTCTCCGACGGCGGCTGTTTCGATGAGATTCAGGCTGCCCTTGAACAGGTTGAAAAGATGTTAGCGGCCGGTGCCACCGTCATTGATATTGGCGGAGAATCCACCCGTCCCGGCGCAACATTTGTCAGCGAAGAAGAAGAAATCAAGCGCGTGGTGCCAATTATCCGCGCTATCAAAGAGCGTTTTGACTGTCTTATCAGCATTGACACCTATAAGACGGCTACTGCTCAAGCTGCCTTAGAAGCAGGTGCAGACATCCTTAACGATGTCTGGGCAGGTACCTACGACGGTCACATGCTGGACTTGGCAGCTCGTTATCAGGCTCCTATTATCCTTATGCACAACCAAAAACAGGAAGGCTACGAGGATGTGGTACAGGAAGTACGAAATTTTCTGGCAGAACGGATTGATGCGGCCCTTCAGGCAGGCGTTCACAAGGAAAATATCTGGATTGACCCGGGATTTGGTTTTTCAAAAAACGCCCAAGACAACCTTCAGCTCTTAGAAGGCTTGGAGCAAATTACCAACCTAGGTTACCCTGTCCTCTTTGGTATCTCTAGAAAACGTGTCGTTGACCACCTATTGGGCGGCCAGACTCTTCCCTTAGAGCGAGATAAGGCAACAGCCGCCCTATCTGCCTGGGCCATCATGAAGGGGTGCCAGATGGTTCGCGTTCACAATGTAGAAGAAAACCGTGACCTCGTTCGCGTATGGAGTCAGTTAGTAAAGGGAAATAAGAATGGATAA
- the folE gene encoding GTP cyclohydrolase I FolE, whose product MSKQEQLEQTIYQLLQLLGEDPEREGLLDTPKRVAKMYLEMFNGLDSDPKDEFTAVFSEGHEEVVLVKDIPFHSMCEHHLVPFYGIAHVAYIPSQGRVTGLSKLARAVEVASRRPQLQERLTHQVAHALQDALHPEGVFVMVEAEHMCMSMRGIRKPGSKTVTTVALGSFKEDAILRRELLSMIHNK is encoded by the coding sequence ATTTCAAAACAAGAACAACTGGAACAAACGATTTATCAGCTCCTTCAACTTTTGGGCGAAGACCCTGAGCGTGAAGGCTTACTGGACACTCCCAAGCGGGTCGCAAAGATGTACTTGGAAATGTTTAATGGCCTAGACTCCGACCCCAAAGATGAATTTACAGCCGTCTTTTCAGAAGGTCACGAAGAGGTCGTCTTGGTCAAGGATATTCCTTTTCACTCGATGTGCGAACACCATCTTGTGCCCTTTTATGGCATTGCCCACGTCGCCTATATTCCCAGCCAAGGCCGAGTTACTGGACTTAGCAAATTGGCCCGGGCTGTTGAGGTGGCCAGCAGACGCCCTCAGCTTCAGGAACGTCTGACCCATCAGGTTGCCCATGCCTTGCAGGACGCTCTTCATCCAGAGGGAGTTTTTGTCATGGTTGAAGCCGAACACATGTGTATGAGTATGCGCGGCATCCGTAAACCGGGCAGCAAGACGGTAACGACTGTTGCTCTAGGTAGCTTCAAAGAAGACGCCATTTTGCGGCGCGAGCTCTTGTCCATGATTCACAATAAGTAA
- a CDS encoding NUDIX hydrolase, with product MIQLATICYIDNGEAFLMLHRNKKENDIHHGKWIGVGGKLEAGETPQACAKREILEETGLEVTDMSLRGIITFPNLTPNCDWYAYVFKITGFEGELIDCPEGDLEWVPYDQVLTKPSWEGDWRFQSWLLENKPFFSASFSYEADKLVSYHVDFYD from the coding sequence ATGATTCAATTAGCAACCATCTGCTACATTGACAATGGAGAAGCCTTTCTTATGCTCCATCGGAATAAAAAAGAGAATGACATTCATCATGGAAAGTGGATTGGCGTAGGTGGAAAATTAGAAGCAGGAGAAACACCTCAGGCCTGCGCTAAGCGCGAAATATTGGAAGAAACAGGCCTTGAAGTGACGGATATGAGCTTAAGAGGTATTATCACCTTTCCCAACCTGACTCCAAACTGCGATTGGTACGCCTATGTTTTTAAAATTACAGGCTTTGAAGGAGAGCTCATTGATTGCCCAGAGGGGGACTTGGAATGGGTACCTTATGATCAAGTGTTGACGAAGCCGAGCTGGGAAGGAGATTGGCGCTTTCAGTCCTGGCTCTTGGAAAACAAACCCTTCTTTTCTGCTAGCTTTAGCTATGAAGCAGATAAGCTGGTGTCCTATCATGTTGACTTTTATGACTAA
- a CDS encoding glycosyltransferase family 4 protein translates to MKVLLYLEGKTVLEKSGIGRALHHQMEALDMAGIPYTTDLLGDYDVVHINTYGPRSWLLLHAAKRRGKKVILHGHSTKEDFQNSFIGSNFLAPFFGKYLAGMYQKADFVITPSAYSKKLIESYGVTTPIVAVSNGIDLERYRKDPHKEAVFRKHFGIEEGQPVVVCAGLYFRRKGIEDFVKVAEKMPHVRFIWLGSIKKWLIPSYIRKIVNGDHPDNVSFPGFFKGAVFQGAMSGADVFFFPSYEETEGIVVLEALASYQNVVLRDIPVYQGWIDENSTELGRTVDDFVESIQKILDKKVDKREAGYRVAESRSMDQVSHQLVDAYRQVLEM, encoded by the coding sequence ATGAAAGTATTATTGTATTTAGAAGGGAAGACTGTCCTTGAGAAATCTGGGATTGGTCGTGCCCTCCACCATCAGATGGAAGCCCTGGATATGGCAGGGATTCCTTATACCACAGACCTTCTGGGAGATTATGATGTGGTTCACATCAATACCTACGGTCCTCGTAGCTGGCTGTTATTGCATGCAGCCAAGCGCCGGGGGAAAAAGGTCATCTTACATGGACACTCTACCAAGGAGGATTTTCAAAATTCCTTTATTGGCTCGAACTTCTTGGCTCCTTTTTTCGGGAAATACCTGGCTGGGATGTATCAGAAGGCGGATTTTGTTATCACACCGTCTGCTTACTCTAAGAAATTGATTGAGTCCTACGGTGTTACAACGCCGATTGTAGCTGTTTCAAATGGGATAGACCTTGAGCGCTACCGCAAGGATCCCCATAAGGAGGCGGTCTTTAGGAAGCATTTCGGCATTGAAGAAGGTCAACCTGTTGTAGTCTGTGCGGGCCTTTATTTCCGTCGCAAGGGGATTGAAGATTTTGTCAAGGTGGCAGAAAAAATGCCTCATGTCCGCTTTATCTGGCTAGGCAGTATCAAGAAATGGCTGATTCCTTCTTATATCCGCAAAATTGTGAATGGAGATCATCCTGACAATGTTTCCTTCCCTGGCTTTTTCAAGGGAGCTGTTTTTCAAGGGGCCATGAGCGGAGCAGATGTTTTTTTCTTCCCTTCTTATGAAGAAACAGAAGGGATCGTTGTCTTAGAGGCGCTTGCTAGCTACCAGAATGTTGTCCTGCGAGATATTCCAGTTTATCAGGGATGGATTGATGAAAACAGCACAGAGTTGGGGCGGACAGTGGATGATTTTGTAGAGTCTATCCAGAAGATTTTAGACAAGAAAGTAGATAAGCGTGAAGCAGGCTATCGAGTGGCAGAGAGCCGGTCTATGGATCAGGTTTCTCATCAGCTGGTTGATGCCTATCGACAAGTATTGGAGATGTAG